The following proteins are encoded in a genomic region of Cygnus olor isolate bCygOlo1 chromosome 11, bCygOlo1.pri.v2, whole genome shotgun sequence:
- the GATM gene encoding glycine amidinotransferase, mitochondrial isoform X1 encodes MLRVRCLRGGSRGAEAAHFIGSRLGRVFTGWVQRSFQSTQAATASQNTCAADDNKATSPVPQDSPVCSYNEWDPLEEVIVGRAENACVPPFSVEVKANTYEKYWGFYQKFGGQSFPKDHVKKAIAEIEEMCNILKKEGVIVKRPDPIDWSVKYKTPDFESTGMYAAMPRDILLVVGNEIIEAPMAWRARFFEYRAYRRIIKEYFNCGAKWTTAPKPTMADELYDQDYPICSVEDRHKLAAQGKFVTTEFEPCFDAADFIRAGRDIFVQRSQVTNYMGIEWMRRHLAPDYRVHVISFKDPNPMHIDATFNIIGPGLVLSNPDRPCYQIDLFKKAGWTVIHPPVPLIPDDHPLWMSSKWLSMNVLMLDEKRVMVDANETSIQKMFEKLGISTIKVNIRHANSLGGGFHCWTCDIRRRGTLQSYFD; translated from the exons ATGCTGCGAGTGCGGTGCTTGCGCGGGGGGAGCCGCGGAGCCGAAGCGGCGCATTTCATCGGCTCGCGG ctTGGAAGAGTCTTTACAGGATGGGTGCAGCGATCTTTCCAGAGCACCCAGGCAGCTACGGCCTCCCAGAACACCTGTGCTGCTGATGACAATAAGGCTACAAGCCCTGTACCTCAGGACAGTCCTGTTTGCTCATACAATGAATGGGACCCACTGGAAGAAGTCATTGTGGGAAGAGCTGAAAATGCTTGtgttcctcctttttctgtggAGGTTAAg GCCAACACATATGAAAAGTATTGGGGATTTTATCAGAAATTTGGAGGCCAGAGTTTCCCCAAAGACCATGTAAAAAAAGCTATTGCTGAAATTGAGGAGATGtgcaatattttgaaaaaagaagGTGTAATTGTCAAGAGGCCTGATCCAATTGACTGGTCTGTGAAGTATAAAACACCTGATTTTGAATCTACAG GTATGTATGCTGCCATGCCAAGAGACATCCTGCTGGTGGTGGGAAATGAAATTATTGAAGCGCCTATGGCTTGGCGTGCTCGTTTCTTTGAGTACAGAGCGTATAGACGAATAATTAAAGAGTACTTCAACTGCGGTGCTAAGTGGACAACTGCTCCCAAACCCACAATGGCAGATGAGCTCTATGATCAG GATTATCCCATCTGCTCTGTTGAAGACAGGCACaaactggctgctcagggaaaaTTTGTAACTACTGAATTTGAGCCATGCTTTGATGCTGCTGACTTCATTAGAGCTGGAAGAGATATCTTTGTACAAAGGAGTCAG gTTACTAATTACATGGGCATTGAATGGATGAGGCGACATCTTGCACCAGACTATAGAGTGCATGTAATATCCTTTAAGGATCCAAACCCTATGCACATTGATGCCACATTTAATATCATTGGACCTGGTCTTGTGCTGTCTAACCCAGACCGTCCCTGCTACCAG attgaTCTCTTCAAGAAAGCAGGCTGGACAGTGATTCACCCCCCTGTGCCACTCATCCCAGATG ATCACCCACTGTGGATGTCTTCTAAATGGCTCTCCATGAATGTCCTAATGCTGGATGAGAAACGCGTGATGGTCGATGCCAATGAGACTTCAATTCAGAAGATGTTTGAAAAACTGG GCATTTCTACAATTAAAGTGAATATTCGCCATGCCAATTCATTGGGAGGTGGTTTCCATTGCTGGACATGTGATATCCGCCGCCGTGGTACCCTGCAATCTTATTTTGACTAG
- the GATM gene encoding glycine amidinotransferase, mitochondrial isoform X2, whose amino-acid sequence MCNILKKEGVIVKRPDPIDWSVKYKTPDFESTGMYAAMPRDILLVVGNEIIEAPMAWRARFFEYRAYRRIIKEYFNCGAKWTTAPKPTMADELYDQDYPICSVEDRHKLAAQGKFVTTEFEPCFDAADFIRAGRDIFVQRSQVTNYMGIEWMRRHLAPDYRVHVISFKDPNPMHIDATFNIIGPGLVLSNPDRPCYQIDLFKKAGWTVIHPPVPLIPDDHPLWMSSKWLSMNVLMLDEKRVMVDANETSIQKMFEKLGISTIKVNIRHANSLGGGFHCWTCDIRRRGTLQSYFD is encoded by the exons ATGtgcaatattttgaaaaaagaagGTGTAATTGTCAAGAGGCCTGATCCAATTGACTGGTCTGTGAAGTATAAAACACCTGATTTTGAATCTACAG GTATGTATGCTGCCATGCCAAGAGACATCCTGCTGGTGGTGGGAAATGAAATTATTGAAGCGCCTATGGCTTGGCGTGCTCGTTTCTTTGAGTACAGAGCGTATAGACGAATAATTAAAGAGTACTTCAACTGCGGTGCTAAGTGGACAACTGCTCCCAAACCCACAATGGCAGATGAGCTCTATGATCAG GATTATCCCATCTGCTCTGTTGAAGACAGGCACaaactggctgctcagggaaaaTTTGTAACTACTGAATTTGAGCCATGCTTTGATGCTGCTGACTTCATTAGAGCTGGAAGAGATATCTTTGTACAAAGGAGTCAG gTTACTAATTACATGGGCATTGAATGGATGAGGCGACATCTTGCACCAGACTATAGAGTGCATGTAATATCCTTTAAGGATCCAAACCCTATGCACATTGATGCCACATTTAATATCATTGGACCTGGTCTTGTGCTGTCTAACCCAGACCGTCCCTGCTACCAG attgaTCTCTTCAAGAAAGCAGGCTGGACAGTGATTCACCCCCCTGTGCCACTCATCCCAGATG ATCACCCACTGTGGATGTCTTCTAAATGGCTCTCCATGAATGTCCTAATGCTGGATGAGAAACGCGTGATGGTCGATGCCAATGAGACTTCAATTCAGAAGATGTTTGAAAAACTGG GCATTTCTACAATTAAAGTGAATATTCGCCATGCCAATTCATTGGGAGGTGGTTTCCATTGCTGGACATGTGATATCCGCCGCCGTGGTACCCTGCAATCTTATTTTGACTAG